One Primulina huaijiensis isolate GDHJ02 chromosome 8, ASM1229523v2, whole genome shotgun sequence genomic region harbors:
- the LOC140982975 gene encoding glyceraldehyde-3-phosphate dehydrogenase A, chloroplastic, translating to MATAVISSLQVGCSKGLSEFSGLRSSSSALPVTRRLKDDFVSVISFQTSVIGGNKNKKAVVEAKLKVAINGFGRIGRNFLRCWHGRKDSPLDVIVVNDSGGVKQASHLLKYDSTLGTFEADVKAVGADAISVDGKIIKVVSDRNPVNLPWGEMGIDLVIEGTGVFVDRDGAGKHIQAGAKKVLITAPGKGDIPTYVVGVNADDYNHNESIISNASCTTNCLAPFVKVLDQKFGIIKGTMTTTHSYTGDQRLLDASHRDLRRARAAALNIVPTSTGAAKAVALVLPQLKGKLNGIALRVPTPNVSVVDLVVQVQKKTFAEEVNAAFREAADKELNGILSVCDEPLVSVDFRCSDVSSTVDSSLTMVMGDDMVKVIAWYDNEWGYSQRVVDLADIVANNWK from the exons ATGGCCACAGCTGTTATTTCATCTCTGCAG GTGGGGTGCAGCAAAGGCCTCTCAGAGTTTTCTGGCCTCCGTAGCTCATCATCAGCCCTTCCAGTTACCCGGAGACTCAAGGACGACTTCGTATCCGTCATCTCCTTCCAGACATCAGTT ATTGGCGGAAACAAGAACAAGAAAGCAGTTGTGGAGGCCAAACTGAAGGTGGCAATCAATGGATTTGGAAGGATAGGAAGGAACTTCTTGAGGTGTTGGCATGGAAGAAAGGACTCCCCACTGGACGTGATCGTCGTTAACGACAGTGGAGGTGTTAAACAGGCTTCTCACCTTCTGAAATATGATTCTACACTTGGTACATTTGAGGCAGATGTTAAGGCCGTTGGTGCCGATGCCATCTCCGTCGATGGAAAGATCATTAAAGTCGTGTCGGATCGTAATCCAGTCAATCTCCCTTGGGG GGAAATGGGGATTGATTTGGTAATTGAGGGAACTGGAGTGTTTGTTGATAGAGATGGTGCGGGGAAACACATTCAAGCAGGAGCAAAGAAGGTTCTTATTACAGCACCTGGAAAGGGAGACATTCCTACTTATGTTGTTGGTGTGAATGCCGATGATTACAACCACAACGAGTCCATCATTAGCAATGCTTCCTGCACAACCAACTGCCTCGCACCTTTTGTTAAAGTGCTTGATCAAAAGTTCG GTATCATAAAGGGAACAATGACCACAACACACTCCTACACAGGAGACCAGAGGCTTCTTGATGCAAGCCACCGTGATCTGAGACGAGCAAGAGCCGCAGCACTGAACATAGTGCCTACATCTACTGGTGCAGCAAAGGCCGTTGCCCTTGTTCTTCCACAACTCAAAGGGAAGCTCAATGGCATTGCCCTTCGTGTCCCCACCCCTAATGTCTCAGTGGTGGACCTTGTCGTCCAGGTCCAGAAGAAGACATTTGCAGAGGAAGTGAATGCGGCATTTAGAGAGGCAGCGGATAAAGAGCTCAATGGGATCTTATCGGTTTGTGATGAACCACTTGTTTCGGTGGACTTCCGTTGCAGTGACGTATCCTCCACTGTGGATTCATCCCTGACAATGGTCATGGGAGATGATATGGTTAAGGTTATTGCTTGGTACGATAACGAATGGGGCTACTCACAGAGGGTTGTTGATCTTGCTGACATTGTTGCCAACAATTGgaaatga